A genomic segment from Leptolyngbya boryana PCC 6306 encodes:
- a CDS encoding carbon dioxide-concentrating mechanism protein CcmK, with translation MPIAVGMIETRGFPAVVEAADAMVKAARVTLVGYEKIGSGRVTVIVRGDVSEVQASLAAGLESIKRVNGGETASSHIIARPHENLEYVLPIRYTEAVEQFRS, from the coding sequence ATGCCGATCGCTGTGGGAATGATTGAGACGCGGGGCTTCCCGGCTGTGGTGGAAGCCGCAGACGCGATGGTGAAAGCCGCTCGTGTCACCCTGGTTGGCTATGAAAAGATTGGTAGCGGTCGCGTGACTGTTATCGTTCGGGGCGATGTTTCTGAAGTACAAGCTTCTTTGGCAGCGGGATTGGAATCAATCAAGCGCGTCAACGGAGGCGAAACTGCTTCAAGTCACATCATCGCGCGTCCACATGAGAACTTAGAATATGTGTTGCCGATTCGATATACCGAAGCGGTTGAACAATTCCGAAGTTAG
- a CDS encoding carbon dioxide-concentrating mechanism protein CcmK: MAIAVGMIETLGFPAVVEAADAMVKAARVTLVGYEKIGSGRVTVIVRGDVSEVQASVAAGIENVKRVNGGQVLSTHIIARPHENLEYVLPIRYTEAVEPFRESVSGIRPLNRP, translated from the coding sequence ATGGCTATTGCAGTTGGCATGATCGAAACGTTAGGGTTTCCCGCAGTTGTGGAAGCCGCAGACGCAATGGTCAAAGCAGCTCGTGTCACCTTGGTTGGATACGAAAAGATCGGTAGCGGTCGCGTAACTGTGATCGTGCGAGGCGACGTTTCCGAAGTGCAAGCTTCAGTCGCGGCTGGAATTGAAAATGTGAAGCGCGTTAACGGCGGACAAGTTCTGTCAACTCACATCATCGCGCGCCCGCACGAAAACCTCGAATACGTGCTGCCGATCCGTTACACCGAGGCAGTTGAACCGTTCCGTGAAAGCGTGAGCGGCATCCGTCCGTTGAACCGTCCATAA
- a CDS encoding EutN/CcmL family microcompartment protein, whose protein sequence is MQIAKVRGTVVSTQKEPSLRGVKFLLVEFLDEEGQPLSVYEVAADNVGAGVDEWVLVSRGSAARQVPGSENRPVDAAVIAIIDTVSVDNRPLYNKGTQY, encoded by the coding sequence ATGCAAATTGCGAAAGTTCGGGGAACCGTTGTTAGCACTCAGAAGGAGCCGAGCCTGAGAGGGGTAAAGTTTCTTCTGGTGGAATTCCTAGATGAGGAAGGGCAGCCACTTTCAGTCTACGAAGTGGCTGCGGACAACGTTGGCGCAGGGGTCGATGAATGGGTTTTAGTGAGTCGTGGCAGTGCGGCGAGACAGGTTCCCGGTAGCGAGAACCGTCCCGTCGATGCGGCTGTGATCGCCATTATTGATACAGTGAGCGTGGATAATCGCCCGCTGTACAACAAAGGAACTCAATACTAG
- a CDS encoding ribulose bisphosphate carboxylase small subunit produces the protein MAVRSYAAPPTPWSQTLAEPKIDESAQVHSFSNLIGDVRIGANVLIAPGTSIRADEGNPFFIGQNSKVQDGVVIHGLEQGRVVGDDGNSYSVWIGNNTSITHMALIHGPAYVGDGCFIGFRSTVFNARIGEGCIVMMHALVQDVEIPAGKLVPSGAVITTQQQADRLPEVSERDRAFATYMVGVNSALNVPSARNAAVPSRDAANQSTADVKASSSATENGSTMSGEVINHVRQLLAQGYRIGSEHADKRQFQTSSWKSCAPIQATNESGVLAALQACLAEHSGEYVRLIGIDTKNKRRVLEAIIQRPGDKPVSLGGGSGYAAAPSYSNSSYSSQPASNGNGYSAGGLDSAVLAQIRQILSRGGRIGTEHADKRQFQTSSWKSCAPIQSTQESAVVSELQRCLAEHSGEYVRLIGIDTQNKRRMLETIIQRPDGKPVAQPTSHVAAPASAPSGGSGGSTSGDVADQINQLLAQGAVIGLEFADERRFKYGSWNSAPPIQAGSASQALASLNAFLHEHSHDYVRLVGVDPRQKKRVAEVVIHRPGKAHASNGNGYSGSAASEPPMYNAPASYKSEPPLYTPSSNGNGRLSSDTVDQIRQFVRQGYKIGVEFADQRRYKTSSWQTATSIQTSRDAEAILEVEAAIANYSGLYVRLIGIDPKAKRRVAELVIQQPGK, from the coding sequence ATGGCAGTCCGTAGCTATGCGGCTCCGCCTACCCCGTGGTCGCAAACCCTAGCTGAACCGAAAATTGATGAGTCAGCGCAAGTTCACTCATTCTCAAATCTGATCGGCGATGTGCGGATCGGGGCGAATGTGTTGATTGCGCCGGGGACATCAATTCGGGCAGATGAAGGGAATCCGTTTTTCATTGGACAAAATTCCAAAGTGCAAGACGGAGTTGTGATTCATGGATTAGAGCAGGGGAGAGTCGTTGGGGACGACGGAAATTCCTATTCGGTCTGGATTGGAAACAATACTTCGATCACCCACATGGCACTGATTCACGGACCTGCCTATGTGGGTGACGGTTGTTTTATTGGATTTCGATCGACGGTGTTTAACGCCCGAATCGGAGAGGGTTGCATTGTGATGATGCACGCACTGGTTCAAGATGTCGAAATTCCGGCTGGGAAGCTTGTGCCGTCCGGTGCAGTGATTACCACCCAGCAGCAAGCCGATCGATTACCAGAAGTGAGTGAGCGCGATCGCGCCTTTGCGACTTATATGGTCGGTGTGAATTCGGCATTGAATGTTCCCAGTGCGAGAAATGCGGCTGTTCCGAGTCGGGATGCCGCGAATCAGTCCACAGCAGATGTTAAAGCTAGCAGTAGCGCTACAGAAAATGGGTCAACTATGAGCGGCGAAGTTATTAACCACGTTCGGCAATTGCTGGCGCAAGGATATCGGATCGGGTCAGAACATGCAGATAAGCGGCAGTTCCAGACCAGTTCTTGGAAAAGTTGTGCGCCGATTCAAGCAACAAACGAGTCCGGTGTTTTGGCAGCATTACAAGCCTGCCTTGCAGAACACAGTGGCGAGTATGTTCGCTTGATCGGAATTGATACGAAGAATAAGCGACGAGTTTTAGAGGCAATTATTCAGCGTCCAGGAGACAAGCCTGTATCGTTGGGTGGCGGCTCAGGCTATGCGGCAGCTCCGTCTTATAGCAATTCGTCTTACAGCAGTCAGCCTGCTTCTAACGGCAATGGCTATAGTGCAGGCGGTTTAGATTCGGCAGTTTTGGCTCAAATCCGCCAAATCTTGTCGAGAGGCGGACGCATCGGAACCGAACATGCTGATAAGCGGCAGTTCCAAACTAGCTCTTGGAAAAGCTGTGCGCCGATTCAGTCTACGCAAGAATCTGCGGTGGTCAGTGAACTGCAGCGCTGTTTGGCAGAGCATAGCGGTGAATATGTTCGCTTAATCGGGATTGATACTCAGAATAAGCGTCGGATGTTGGAAACCATCATTCAACGTCCGGATGGTAAGCCTGTCGCTCAACCGACTTCGCATGTTGCGGCTCCGGCTTCTGCGCCTTCAGGTGGTAGCGGCGGTTCGACTTCGGGCGACGTTGCTGATCAAATCAATCAACTGCTAGCTCAAGGTGCAGTGATCGGTTTGGAATTTGCGGATGAGCGACGCTTTAAATATGGCTCTTGGAACAGTGCACCTCCGATTCAGGCGGGTTCTGCTTCGCAAGCCTTGGCTTCTCTCAATGCTTTCTTACACGAACACAGCCATGACTATGTTCGTTTAGTTGGCGTTGATCCGAGACAGAAAAAGCGTGTTGCTGAAGTCGTGATTCACCGTCCGGGAAAAGCTCATGCTTCTAACGGCAATGGTTACAGCGGTTCTGCTGCTTCTGAGCCTCCGATGTACAATGCACCTGCAAGCTACAAGTCTGAGCCTCCGCTTTATACGCCTTCTAGCAATGGTAACGGTCGTCTAAGTTCGGATACTGTGGATCAGATTCGTCAGTTTGTGCGTCAAGGCTACAAGATTGGGGTAGAGTTCGCGGATCAGCGACGCTACAAGACCAGTTCTTGGCAGACTGCGACTTCGATTCAGACGAGCCGCGATGCTGAGGCAATCTTAGAGGTTGAAGCTGCGATCGCGAACTATTCTGGTCTGTATGTTCGTTTAATCGGAATTGATCCGAAAGCAAAGCGACGTGTGGCTGAGTTAGTGATTCAACAGCCAGGTAAGTAG
- a CDS encoding SMODS domain-containing nucleotidyltransferase: protein MKNINDFFRDFLKDEVNLNPTRLEVAKAGIKTMENFLRRNDLFKDSIIDITPQGSYRQETIIKPFGDSDFDVDLLISLRKFDGWEPKDYLNNLHQEFKSTIRYADLVDRRGKSRCVTIDYANDFHIDLVPSISIYGVGKVMNKNSNEFEDTDGDSYAQWFEKKNLITTNQYLTKVVRLVKYLRDSKLTFSIKSVLLTSLIGRQVNEYDNYFNPECYKNLSTSLKTLFNRLNDYLQNRPNLTDEILVNPVLPTEFFNRHWNQDRYSNFRNKISNYNTWINDAYEESDINEAVKKWRKIFGEDFGEIQKTMASFSAYQSFDVKASRHDSRINQEEFISEQFPMNLDDRWSLKIAVSPDRSSGGFRPYVYRKNEGLTFMVNRNKSNLPQGIFFKWKVKNSGSEAKRYNAMRGQLENDKGDGVKFEWTLYKGKHYVECYAIYRDSVVATDSVYINVV, encoded by the coding sequence ATGAAGAATATTAATGATTTCTTTAGAGATTTTCTTAAAGACGAAGTGAATCTCAATCCGACTAGACTTGAAGTAGCTAAGGCGGGTATCAAAACTATGGAGAACTTCCTACGAAGAAATGACCTATTTAAAGACAGCATTATAGACATAACGCCGCAGGGATCATACAGGCAGGAGACAATTATCAAACCATTTGGTGATTCAGATTTTGACGTGGATTTGTTAATCTCACTTCGTAAATTTGATGGATGGGAACCTAAAGACTATTTAAACAATCTACATCAAGAATTCAAGAGTACTATAAGATACGCAGATTTAGTGGATAGAAGAGGTAAATCTCGATGTGTAACTATTGATTATGCAAACGATTTTCATATTGACCTAGTGCCATCTATTTCAATTTATGGTGTAGGCAAGGTCATGAATAAAAATAGCAATGAGTTTGAAGACACTGACGGAGATAGTTACGCGCAGTGGTTTGAAAAGAAAAACTTGATCACTACTAACCAGTATTTAACGAAAGTTGTGAGATTGGTGAAGTATTTGCGAGATTCAAAGCTTACCTTTTCAATTAAGTCTGTACTTCTAACCTCTCTGATAGGGCGACAAGTTAACGAATACGATAATTATTTTAATCCAGAGTGTTATAAGAACCTGTCTACAAGTTTGAAAACTCTATTCAATAGGCTCAATGACTACTTGCAGAATAGACCAAATCTAACAGATGAAATATTAGTCAATCCTGTTTTGCCAACAGAATTTTTTAACAGACATTGGAATCAAGATCGATACTCGAATTTTAGAAACAAGATTAGCAACTACAACACGTGGATTAACGACGCATATGAAGAGAGTGATATCAATGAAGCTGTAAAGAAATGGAGAAAAATATTCGGAGAAGACTTTGGCGAAATTCAGAAGACAATGGCTAGCTTTTCTGCTTATCAAAGCTTTGATGTAAAAGCTTCTCGACACGATTCAAGGATTAATCAGGAAGAATTTATCAGCGAACAGTTCCCAATGAATCTAGATGATCGGTGGAGCTTGAAAATAGCAGTGTCACCTGACAGATCATCAGGAGGATTCCGACCATATGTTTATAGAAAAAACGAAGGCCTTACATTTATGGTCAATAGGAACAAAAGTAACTTACCGCAAGGGATATTTTTCAAATGGAAAGTTAAAAATAGTGGTAGTGAGGCTAAACGGTACAATGCTATGAGAGGGCAACTCGAAAACGATAAAGGCGATGGAGTAAAGTTTGAGTGGACTTTGTATAAAGGGAAGCACTATGTAGAGTGCTATGCGATCTACAGAGATTCCGTAGTTGCAACAGATTCTGTTTACATTAATGTAGTCTAA
- a CDS encoding CBASS cGAMP-activated phospholipase — MAFKILAIDGGGIRGLYAAYILKRIHEELGIVFSKHFDLIIGTSTGSIIASALAINYPIEKVVMLYEVEGKKIFSPNSFSLNGLYKSKYSRRYLEKILNKALGNKTLSDVQDTRLVIPATDIANGQVFVFKSSYLDEFIRDKNTKIVDAILASCSAPTYFDPSRVDNYLLVDGGLWANNPALVGLIEAIGKLKIDKDQVKILSVGTGIGHRYYEIDGAEDRKWGLSNGWQGSKLVDTILNLQSISSENMVKLVLRDDQYLRLNFNSDVKLAMDSLSILDSLKSKADQTFTYQINNIQSFLA, encoded by the coding sequence ATGGCATTCAAGATCTTAGCTATCGATGGTGGTGGCATTAGAGGGTTGTACGCTGCTTATATACTTAAAAGAATTCATGAGGAATTGGGAATTGTTTTCTCCAAACATTTCGATCTGATTATTGGTACTAGCACTGGATCAATAATTGCTAGCGCTCTCGCAATTAATTATCCAATTGAAAAGGTAGTAATGCTTTACGAGGTTGAGGGCAAGAAGATTTTTTCTCCTAATAGCTTTAGTCTAAATGGACTCTATAAAAGCAAATACTCAAGAAGATATTTAGAGAAAATTCTGAATAAAGCGCTAGGAAATAAAACGCTTTCTGACGTGCAAGATACTCGATTAGTTATCCCTGCGACAGACATAGCTAACGGTCAGGTTTTCGTCTTTAAATCATCATATTTAGATGAGTTTATAAGAGATAAAAATACTAAAATTGTCGATGCCATTTTGGCTTCTTGCTCTGCCCCTACATATTTTGATCCCAGTAGAGTAGATAATTACTTACTTGTAGATGGTGGCTTGTGGGCTAATAACCCCGCTTTAGTTGGTCTGATTGAAGCGATTGGTAAACTTAAAATTGACAAAGACCAAGTAAAAATTCTTTCTGTTGGGACTGGAATTGGACATCGCTACTATGAGATTGATGGGGCTGAGGATCGAAAATGGGGGCTATCTAACGGCTGGCAAGGCAGTAAATTAGTTGACACAATTCTAAATCTACAATCGATTTCTTCTGAAAACATGGTCAAGTTAGTTTTGAGAGATGATCAATATCTCAGATTGAATTTCAACAGCGATGTGAAACTAGCTATGGACAGTCTAAGTATATTAGATTCTCTAAAAAGTAAAGCAGATCAAACTTTTACATATCAAATTAATAATATTCAAAGCTTTCTCGCTTAA
- a CDS encoding IS1 family transposase (programmed frameshift), with product MVLEPVQCPDCQSVDVVKHGRSAAGKQRYCCRNLECSRRSFILNFSYRGRLPEVKAQISDMAINGSGIRDTARVLKISPTTVIETPEKKSSQLEQVNISLLEQHQPDNTAVMVVRVEAAEMDEMWSFVESKQHQRWLWHAIDHQTGKVLAYVLATHEDSALKQLQQLLAPFSIQRFYTDSWGAYLRLLDEQHHTVGKANTQRIERKHLTLRTRIKRLARKTICFSKTEKMHDTVIGLFINRHEFGRAV from the exons ATGGTCCTAGAACCTGTTCAATGTCCCGATTGCCAGAGTGTGGATGTCGTTAAGCATGGTCGCAGTGCTGCTGGAAAACAACGGTATTGTTGCCGTAACTTAGAGTGTTCGAGACGATCATTTATCTTGAACTTTAGCTATCGAGGACGACTGCCTGAAGTCAAAGCGCAAATCAGCGACATGGCAATCAACGGCAGTGGTATTCGTGATACCGCCAGAGTGTTGAAGATTAGCCCAACGACTGTGATTGAAACGC CTGAAAAAAAGTCAAGTCAACTTGAACAAGTAAACATAAGTCTGCTCGAACAGCACCAACCGGATAACACTGCAGTCATGGTCGTCAGAGTCGAGGCGGCGGAGATGGACGAGATGTGGAGTTTTGTCGAGTCAAAGCAGCATCAACGATGGTTGTGGCACGCGATTGACCATCAAACTGGAAAAGTCCTTGCCTATGTGCTAGCCACCCATGAAGACTCAGCTCTTAAGCAACTTCAGCAACTGTTAGCTCCTTTTTCGATTCAACGGTTTTACACCGATAGTTGGGGAGCTTACTTGCGATTGCTAGATGAGCAGCACCATACGGTTGGCAAAGCCAACACACAGCGCATTGAGCGGAAACATCTAACTTTGAGAACTCGGATCAAGCGGCTTGCCAGAAAGACGATCTGTTTTTCCAAGACTGAGAAGATGCATGATACTGTGATTGGATTATTCATCAACCGTCATGAGTTCGGGCGAGCAGTATAA
- a CDS encoding Tab2 family RNA-binding protein produces MRNPPQPLPDNLWGEQWRFASLRSSDLVETISNRTIPIVDMPEALHPLNLGVASTAQIPGVVIDGGRRSMQLARWIQANDPRSMNAIAGTPDGLVLYAGELDRWILATFDDPEMRSAAQLFEQRKQESKQLHFLLVEPDDSGMTYTGFWLLRSQGV; encoded by the coding sequence ATGCGTAATCCTCCTCAGCCCTTGCCCGATAATCTTTGGGGAGAACAGTGGCGATTTGCTTCTCTACGATCGAGTGATTTAGTTGAAACAATTTCCAACCGGACAATCCCGATCGTAGATATGCCTGAAGCTTTGCATCCTTTGAATTTAGGAGTTGCATCAACGGCACAAATTCCGGGTGTCGTGATTGACGGGGGACGACGATCGATGCAATTAGCCCGTTGGATTCAAGCCAATGATCCGAGATCAATGAATGCGATCGCAGGAACACCAGACGGGCTAGTTTTGTATGCGGGAGAACTCGATCGTTGGATTCTTGCGACCTTTGATGATCCAGAAATGCGAAGTGCTGCTCAATTGTTTGAACAACGGAAGCAAGAAAGTAAGCAATTACATTTTTTGTTAGTTGAACCTGATGATTCAGGCATGACCTATACGGGGTTTTGGTTACTGAGAAGTCAAGGTGTCTAG
- the aspS gene encoding aspartate--tRNA ligase, which yields MRTQYCGQLRANHIGETVTLFGWVDRRRDHGYVIFIDLRDREGIVQVVSDPERTPNSYKIAGDLRNEYVIKIVGRVTKRPDESLNPKIPTGEVEIYADEIEILSTVRKQLPFQVSAAETESVREELRLKYRYLDLRRDRMSRNLQLRHQLIKTMRRFLEDQEGFVEVETPILTRSTPEGARDYLVPSRVNPGEWYALPQSPQLFKQLLMVSGLDRYYQIARCFRDEDLRAERQPEFTQLDMEMSFMSQEEILDLNERLVCTILKTMKGIEVPRPFPRLTYAEAIDRYGSDKPDTRFGLELVDVSDVVKDSGFKVFADAVKKGGLVKILPIPNGNDAISNVRIKPGGDVFKEASEAGARGLAYIRVREDGEIDTIGAIKDNLTEEQKQEILKRTNAKPGHLLLFAAADANTVNKTLDRLRQYLGNELGMIDPDKLSLLWIVDFPMFEWNADEKRYEALHHPFTAPHPDDVNDLTTARAQAYDLAFNGFEVGGGSVRIHQPDLQAKVFETIGISEEEAQNKFGFLLEAFEYGAPPHGGIAYGIDRWVMLLSGEDSIRDVIAFPKTQQARCLLTSAPSSVDEKQLKELQVASTYKPKPAVS from the coding sequence ATGCGTACCCAGTACTGTGGTCAACTTCGAGCGAATCATATTGGTGAAACGGTCACCCTCTTCGGATGGGTGGATCGGCGACGTGACCACGGGTACGTGATCTTTATCGATTTGCGCGATCGCGAAGGCATTGTTCAAGTCGTTAGCGATCCAGAACGCACGCCGAATTCCTACAAAATTGCGGGCGATCTGCGAAATGAGTATGTGATCAAGATTGTTGGACGTGTGACCAAGCGCCCTGATGAATCACTGAATCCGAAGATTCCCACGGGCGAAGTCGAGATCTATGCAGATGAGATTGAAATTCTCAGCACAGTTCGCAAACAATTGCCCTTCCAAGTTTCTGCTGCTGAGACAGAATCCGTTCGCGAAGAATTGCGCTTGAAATATCGCTATCTCGATTTGCGCCGCGATCGCATGAGCCGCAATCTACAACTTCGCCACCAATTGATCAAAACGATGCGACGTTTCCTCGAAGATCAAGAAGGCTTTGTCGAAGTTGAAACGCCGATTCTGACTCGTTCTACACCTGAGGGAGCGCGAGACTATCTCGTCCCTTCGCGCGTTAATCCGGGCGAATGGTATGCGTTACCGCAATCGCCTCAGCTATTTAAGCAATTGCTAATGGTCTCAGGACTCGATCGCTATTATCAAATTGCGCGTTGTTTCCGCGATGAGGATTTGCGGGCTGAGCGGCAGCCAGAATTCACGCAGCTCGACATGGAAATGAGCTTCATGAGCCAAGAGGAAATCTTGGATCTGAACGAACGCCTAGTCTGTACCATTCTCAAAACCATGAAAGGCATCGAAGTTCCTCGTCCTTTCCCGCGTCTCACCTATGCCGAAGCAATAGATCGCTATGGCAGTGATAAGCCCGATACTCGTTTCGGCTTAGAGCTGGTCGATGTTTCCGATGTCGTGAAAGATTCCGGATTCAAAGTCTTTGCGGATGCCGTGAAAAAAGGTGGATTAGTAAAAATCCTCCCGATTCCGAATGGCAACGATGCAATTTCCAATGTTCGGATTAAGCCTGGCGGAGATGTGTTCAAAGAAGCGTCCGAAGCGGGTGCGCGTGGACTCGCTTACATTCGAGTGCGTGAAGATGGCGAGATCGATACGATCGGCGCAATCAAAGACAATCTCACCGAAGAACAAAAGCAAGAAATCCTCAAACGCACAAATGCGAAACCCGGACATCTTCTACTGTTTGCTGCTGCCGATGCGAATACGGTGAATAAAACCCTCGATCGCTTACGTCAATACCTCGGCAACGAACTCGGCATGATCGATCCTGACAAGCTCAGCTTACTGTGGATTGTCGATTTTCCAATGTTCGAGTGGAATGCTGACGAGAAGCGATATGAAGCATTGCACCATCCGTTTACGGCTCCCCATCCCGATGATGTAAATGATTTGACCACTGCGCGCGCTCAAGCTTACGACCTTGCTTTCAATGGTTTTGAAGTCGGTGGTGGCAGTGTTCGGATTCACCAACCGGATCTGCAAGCGAAAGTGTTTGAAACGATCGGAATTTCTGAAGAAGAGGCACAAAACAAATTCGGCTTTTTACTCGAAGCATTTGAATACGGCGCACCTCCTCATGGTGGGATTGCCTATGGTATCGATCGCTGGGTCATGTTGCTCTCAGGTGAAGACTCAATCCGCGATGTGATTGCTTTCCCGAAAACACAGCAGGCTCGTTGTTTGTTAACCAGTGCACCTTCTAGTGTTGATGAGAAGCAGTTAAAAGAACTACAAGTTGCTTCTACTTACAAGCCGAAGCCAGCCGTTTCATAG
- a CDS encoding glycoside hydrolase family 76 protein — protein MVLPGACHATAAAGMAALQVFYSSTTGLWNSTGWWNAANALETTIDYSRLTKQKKYHPIIVNTYEKHKSQGFLEANVYDDQGWWALTWIKAYDLTGEKRYLDTAKSIFKDMTKGWDSKCGGGMWWRKDRQYKNAITNGLFFTIAIRLHQRTVNDYGKGSYIDWAKHGWNWFKKSGMINKQNLVNDGLNDHCRNNGDVTWTYNQGVVMGGLVDFYKSTKDQTYLKQAHAIATATIKHLSRKGILIEYCEPECGDDGPQFKGIFMRNLAYLQETSPKAQYKAFILKNADTVWAKRNQRDQFGLSWSKKFDSADAARQSSAIDALNAAIPLKDPACVVERVPPTRQSRLEDKNQSFYPLFSMQVNATDQISFEVPNLFSLIDQLDLPFDLFSVQENS, from the coding sequence ATGGTATTGCCCGGAGCTTGTCACGCTACCGCAGCAGCAGGAATGGCTGCACTACAAGTCTTTTATAGTTCTACAACCGGACTTTGGAACTCGACGGGTTGGTGGAATGCAGCGAATGCACTGGAGACAACGATTGATTACTCTCGCCTCACGAAGCAGAAAAAATATCATCCCATCATCGTGAATACTTACGAAAAGCATAAGTCACAAGGCTTTCTGGAGGCAAATGTCTATGACGATCAGGGGTGGTGGGCACTAACTTGGATCAAAGCCTACGATTTGACTGGAGAGAAACGCTATCTCGACACAGCAAAATCCATCTTCAAAGACATGACCAAAGGCTGGGACTCTAAATGCGGGGGTGGAATGTGGTGGCGCAAAGATCGCCAGTATAAAAATGCGATTACCAATGGACTATTTTTTACGATCGCGATTCGGCTGCATCAGCGCACCGTGAATGACTATGGCAAAGGCAGTTACATCGACTGGGCAAAACACGGCTGGAATTGGTTCAAAAAGTCCGGCATGATCAACAAGCAGAACTTGGTCAATGATGGATTAAATGATCACTGTCGCAACAATGGCGATGTTACTTGGACTTACAACCAAGGCGTTGTGATGGGGGGATTAGTTGATTTCTATAAAAGTACAAAAGATCAGACTTACTTGAAGCAGGCACATGCGATCGCTACTGCAACGATCAAGCACCTCTCTCGCAAGGGCATCTTGATCGAATACTGTGAACCTGAGTGTGGAGATGATGGTCCACAGTTCAAGGGCATCTTCATGCGTAATCTAGCTTACCTGCAAGAAACGTCTCCTAAAGCGCAGTACAAAGCTTTCATTCTCAAAAATGCAGATACTGTTTGGGCGAAACGCAACCAGCGGGATCAGTTTGGCTTAAGTTGGTCTAAAAAATTTGATAGTGCAGATGCGGCTCGTCAAAGTTCTGCGATCGACGCTCTCAATGCTGCCATTCCGCTCAAAGATCCCGCTTGTGTTGTGGAGAGAGTTCCACCGACTCGGCAATCTCGTTTAGAAGACAAGAACCAAAGCTTCTATCCATTATTTTCGATGCAAGTGAATGCAACCGATCAGATCAGCTTCGAGGTTCCCAACCTGTTCTCGCTGATCGATCAATTAGATCTCCCGTTTGATCTATTCAGCGTTCAAGAAAATTCTTAA
- a CDS encoding DUF2237 family protein: MVSRARNVLGDELQNCCRSPVTGYYRDGFCSTGAGDVGIHVVCAQVTAEFLEFSKAQGNDLVTPMPLYDFPGLKPGDRWCLCASRWKEALDAGVAPPVVLAATHAAALEFVSLNDLKQHAVTD, from the coding sequence ATGGTGAGCCGCGCTAGAAATGTCCTCGGTGACGAACTGCAAAACTGTTGTCGATCCCCGGTGACTGGCTACTACCGCGATGGATTTTGCAGTACGGGAGCCGGAGATGTCGGCATTCACGTTGTCTGTGCCCAAGTCACGGCTGAATTTCTCGAATTTAGCAAAGCCCAAGGCAATGATTTAGTCACGCCCATGCCGCTTTACGACTTCCCTGGGCTTAAACCCGGCGATCGCTGGTGTCTTTGTGCCTCTCGCTGGAAAGAAGCCCTAGATGCAGGGGTTGCACCTCCGGTCGTTCTTGCCGCAACTCACGCGGCTGCATTAGAGTTTGTCTCTCTGAATGATTTAAAGCAACATGCTGTTACCGACTAG
- a CDS encoding Spx/MgsR family RNA polymerase-binding regulatory protein: protein MSLQVYGIPTCGTCKKAISWLDAQNIAYEFINTKEHPPTKTTIQKWVAELGAKPMRNTSGQSYRALGDEKQTWTDAEWIEAFAQDAMLLKRPLFVKDQTAIAVGFKVDQIQQALSE, encoded by the coding sequence ATGAGTCTTCAAGTTTACGGAATCCCGACCTGTGGAACCTGCAAAAAAGCGATTTCCTGGCTCGATGCTCAGAACATTGCCTACGAATTCATCAACACTAAAGAACATCCTCCCACCAAAACCACCATCCAAAAATGGGTCGCCGAACTGGGAGCAAAACCGATGCGAAATACGTCAGGGCAATCTTACCGCGCCTTAGGTGACGAAAAGCAAACTTGGACAGATGCCGAATGGATTGAAGCCTTTGCCCAAGATGCAATGTTGCTGAAGCGCCCTTTATTTGTCAAAGACCAAACTGCGATCGCAGTTGGCTTCAAAGTAGATCAAATTCAGCAAGCCCTGAGCGAATAA